In a single window of the Neospora caninum Liverpool complete genome, chromosome VIIa genome:
- a CDS encoding Ubiquitin carrier protein, related: MLKLYGVGRGRPKQGVSSQENAGGATEAPKNTGTPVSGDTGSSLSSGVNAASAASSNPAQERRRFPGEIRLQKELEDLDLPDQCVLTFSSKNGSLGKRSSDALALQSGGGSSLLDMQLRIAPDDGFWRGGKFLFFISIPPNYPHDPPKVKCMDQIYHPNIDQKGNVCLNILREDWKPVLSISSVMYGLLHLFLEPNPSDPLNQEAAALLRSNPSEFQRQVRRTLHQ; this comes from the exons ATGTTAAAGCTGTACGGCGTAGGTCGCGGAAGACCTAAGCAGGGTGTATCTTCTCAGGAGAATGCGGGAGGCGCGACTGAGGCCCCGAAGAACACGGGCACGCCAGTCTCGGGGGACACAGGCAGCAGCCTTTCCTCAGGTGTCAACGCAGCTTCAGCTGCGTCTTCGAATCCGGCTCAGGAAAGACGTCGCTTTCCCGGGGAAATTCGTCTGCAGAAAGAACTGGAGGATTTGGACCTCCCTGACCAATGTGTCTTGACCTTTTCGTCGAAGAACGGGTCTCTTGGGAAGCGCAGCTCGGACGCTCTTGCGCTCCAGTCGGGTGGCGGGAGCAGTCTGTTGGACATGCAGTTAAGAATTGCTCCTGATGATGGCTTCTGGAGAGGAGGCAaattcctcttcttcatttcCATCCCCCCAAACTACCCGCATGACCCGCCGAAAGTCAAATGCATGGACCAG ATTTATCACCCAAACATTGACCAGAAAGGAAATGTGTGTCTGAACATTTTGCGAGAGGACTGGAAGCCcgttctctccatctcgtcCGTCATGTACGGCCTCCTCCACCTGTTTCTG GAGCCGAATCCGAGTGATCCGCTGAACCAGGAAgcggcggcgcttctgcgCTCAAATCCTTCGGAGTTTCAGAGACAAGTTCGGCGAACCCTTCACCAATAG
- a CDS encoding putative enhancer of rudimentary: MTERITLKDSRTYVDYESVPLALDGVCQLYEQALKATNPQLKNITYDVNDLFSYIDSLRDMCALVLDRQSNCYVPHDKQWIKDQAFKHLKKQAHV, from the exons ATGACCGAGAGGATAACGCT GAAGGACAGTCGAACGTATGTCGACTATGAGTCGGTGCCGCTTGCACTAGATGGTGTTTGCCAGCTGTACGAACAGGCGCTGAAGGCAACAAATCCCCAACTGAAAAACATCACTTATGATGTGAACGACTTGTTCTCCTACATTGATTCGCTTCGAGACATGTGCGCCCTCGT GCTGGACCGCCAATCGAATTGTTATGTCCCCCATGACAAACAATGGATAAAAGACCAGGCTTTTAAGCACCTCAAGAAACAGGCCCACGTGTAG
- a CDS encoding proteasome A-type and B-type domain-containing protein: MASLPSPLDLQAMAATQENTLTGLAPRDTTVPIVTTSSVLGITYKDGILMVADTLASYGRMTRFKDTSRFFTLGTHTAVASTGDYSDHQMLERTLSRYALKDFLHDDNSVRTAHQYGALLSRLMYQKRSRMNPWWLSVIVGGYQGERTETREVSDKCAKPFVLGYVDMYGTFYEEDVIATGLGRYFAITLMRNRHRPDMSEDEARQLLEECMRLLFYRDCGASNRIQFTKITTSGVTVEEPYVIDSKWDYEHYVKKTMDMGLAGCAW, from the exons ATGGCgtcgctgccgtctcctctcgaccTCCAGGCCATGGCGGCGACTCAGGAGAACACTCTCACGGGTCTCGCCCCGCGAGACACTACTGTCCCCATCGTCACAACTTCCTCAGTCCTCGGCATCACCTACAAAGACGGCATTCTCATGGTGGCCGATACGCTCG CCTCCTACGGCCGGATGACGCGCTTCAAGGACACGTCCCGGTTCTTTACTCTGGGGACGCACACGGCTGTGGCGTCTACCGGCGACTACTCGGACCACCAAATGCTCGAAAGGACGCTCTCGCGGTATGCCTTGAAAGACTTTCTGCACGACGACAACTCTGTCAGG ACTGCCCACCAGTACGGGGCGCTACTCTCGCGTCTCATGTACCAGAAACGCAGTCGAATGAACCCCTGGTGGCTGAGCGTCATCGTGGGCGGGTATCAGggcgagaggacagagactCGCGAGGTCTCAGACAAATGCGCGAAACCTTTCGTTCTCGGATACGTCGACATGTACGGCACATTCTACGAAGAAGACGTCATCGCCACAG GCCTCGGGCGCTACTTCGCCATCACCCTCATGAGGAACCGCCATCGCCCAGACATGTCTGAGGA CGAGGCAAGGCAGCTGCTTGAGGAGTGCATGCGGCTTCTCTTCTACCGCGACTGCGGAGCATCGAACCGC ATCCAGTTCACCAAGATCACCACCTCGGGCGTCACCGTGGAAGAGCCCTACGTCATCGACAGCAAATG GGATTACGAGCACTacgtgaagaagacgatggaCATGGGTCTGGCGGGGTGCGCGTGGTGA